A single genomic interval of Bacillus smithii harbors:
- a CDS encoding D-alanyl-D-alanine carboxypeptidase family protein, protein MIRYVHMYLVAILLVAGISMSFPSGRHSKAEAASDMSVHAKAAILVDAKSGKILFGQNMDESLSVASMSKLMTQYLILEKIQKGDLKWDDVYHADATDQDLSTRPGLGNVPLYQGQSYTVRDLYNAMTLVSANAASRALGRMAGKSDKHFVQMMNNKAKQLGLKHSSFVNTSGLNNQDLAPYQVKGTASDGENKMSARDLALLAYHFIHSFPNEMDIEKKELDQFPVTDSYSIPLRNKNQLLPNGKYPYKGAIGLKTGMNDAAGYGIVALAKRGQRELIAVIIDAKNKKGKRSSKARYMQAQKLLDYGFTHWDYEKISPEKFLPTNQQKIPVENGTKEKAAITSKTTVTELVPKNGHSIKAKLTLMPKFLTDQKKLKSPIQKGTVIGKITLRDGSYGYLTTKLEKKAQVKATVKEEIQKENWFAALMDGIF, encoded by the coding sequence ATGATTCGATATGTACATATGTATTTGGTAGCGATCCTTCTTGTCGCCGGGATCAGTATGTCGTTTCCAAGCGGCCGCCATTCGAAAGCAGAAGCAGCCAGTGACATGAGCGTTCATGCCAAAGCGGCGATTTTAGTGGATGCAAAGTCCGGAAAAATTCTTTTTGGCCAAAATATGGATGAATCGCTGTCGGTCGCTAGCATGTCTAAATTGATGACGCAATATCTCATTTTAGAAAAAATCCAAAAAGGCGATCTCAAATGGGATGATGTCTACCATGCGGATGCCACCGACCAAGACTTGTCCACTAGGCCGGGGCTGGGAAATGTTCCTCTGTATCAAGGGCAATCGTACACCGTGCGTGATTTATATAATGCCATGACGCTGGTATCGGCCAACGCCGCCAGCCGTGCTCTTGGTCGAATGGCCGGCAAATCGGACAAGCACTTTGTCCAAATGATGAATAACAAAGCCAAACAGCTTGGCTTGAAACATTCGTCTTTTGTGAATACTTCCGGATTAAACAACCAGGATCTTGCTCCGTACCAAGTGAAAGGAACAGCTTCCGATGGCGAAAATAAGATGTCAGCCCGTGATCTCGCTTTATTGGCATACCATTTCATTCATTCTTTCCCAAATGAAATGGATATCGAAAAAAAAGAACTTGATCAGTTTCCTGTTACAGATTCGTACAGCATCCCTCTTCGCAATAAAAATCAATTGCTGCCAAATGGCAAATATCCTTATAAAGGCGCCATCGGTTTGAAAACGGGCATGAATGACGCAGCAGGCTACGGCATCGTAGCATTAGCTAAAAGAGGGCAACGCGAATTGATTGCCGTCATCATAGACGCCAAAAATAAAAAAGGAAAACGATCTTCAAAAGCCCGTTACATGCAGGCTCAAAAATTGCTGGACTACGGCTTTACCCATTGGGACTATGAAAAAATTTCACCGGAAAAATTCTTACCAACGAACCAGCAAAAGATCCCCGTAGAAAACGGGACGAAAGAAAAAGCAGCCATTACATCTAAAACAACCGTTACTGAATTGGTTCCTAAAAACGGCCATTCGATCAAAGCCAAGCTGACGCTTATGCCTAAATTTTTAACAGATCAAAAGAAACTTAAATCTCCTATTCAAAAAGGGACCGTTATTGGGAAAATTACGTTGCGGGATGGTTCTTACGGATATTTAACGACAAAATTAGAGAAAAAGGCTCAAGTAAAAGCAACGGTAAAAGAAGAAATTCAGAAGGAAAACTGGTTTGCCGCCCTCATGGACGGAATCTTTTAA